One window from the genome of Natronomonas pharaonis DSM 2160 encodes:
- a CDS encoding DUF7557 family protein translates to MSTSIRLSEEAKSRLDLYKREGESYDDVIIRLTSDDKWAGFGVASSDPKESREGMEAIRDRMRSRMDDHVEKLDR, encoded by the coding sequence ATGAGCACGTCGATCCGACTTTCAGAGGAGGCAAAGTCCCGGCTCGATCTCTACAAACGCGAAGGTGAGAGCTATGACGACGTCATCATTCGGCTCACATCCGACGATAAGTGGGCTGGGTTCGGCGTTGCATCGTCGGACCCAAAAGAATCTAGGGAGGGCATGGAAGCGATCCGTGACCGGATGCGGAGCCGAATGGACGACCACGTCGAGAAGCTGGACCGATGA
- a CDS encoding UDP-glucose dehydrogenase family protein has protein sequence MKLNVVGSGYVGTTLAACLAEMGHNVSAIDIDEATVAALNQGSAPIHEPGLEDLLADHVGDRLQATTSYADAAAADCSFLAVGTPTNDDGSIDVAPLAAAAEMLGAALTEANGESSNSGGNVGSGADGSADAAAEDTHDHLVVVKSTITPPAVATVREALADGASVDSDQLDIEVATNPEFLREGSAVEDFRNPDKLVFGTASEGALETLETLYAPLMASTDAPVVRTDPETAMMIKYANNATLATKISLANDIGNICKAFGLDAYEVMDAVGLDDRIAGAFFESGVGYGGSCFPKDVAALRAAAREAGYEPPLLGATTTVNDRQPDRLLELLASHIDIEGARVAVLGLAFKPGTDDIRNSRAIPVIEGLLDRGATVVGYDPVAAENMRERFPSLTYADSAAEALADATGAVVTTDWDEFAALDSAFDEMATPVVVDGRRIIDRREGITYEGLTW, from the coding sequence ATGAAGCTAAATGTCGTCGGCAGCGGCTACGTGGGAACGACGCTGGCCGCCTGTCTGGCGGAGATGGGCCACAACGTCTCTGCGATCGACATTGACGAGGCAACCGTCGCCGCGCTCAACCAAGGGTCGGCCCCGATCCATGAGCCGGGGCTCGAGGACCTGCTGGCCGACCACGTTGGCGACCGCCTGCAGGCGACGACCTCGTATGCCGACGCGGCGGCGGCCGACTGTAGCTTCCTGGCTGTCGGCACGCCCACCAACGACGACGGCAGTATCGACGTGGCGCCGCTTGCTGCGGCCGCCGAGATGCTCGGTGCGGCGTTGACAGAAGCCAACGGCGAATCCAGCAATAGCGGTGGCAATGTCGGTTCTGGCGCCGATGGGAGTGCCGACGCCGCTGCTGAGGACACCCACGACCACCTTGTCGTTGTCAAATCGACGATTACGCCGCCGGCGGTGGCGACGGTTCGGGAGGCGCTTGCCGACGGCGCAAGCGTCGATAGTGACCAACTGGACATCGAGGTAGCGACCAATCCGGAGTTCCTCCGGGAAGGCAGCGCGGTCGAGGATTTCCGCAATCCCGACAAGCTCGTGTTCGGGACGGCATCCGAGGGGGCACTGGAGACGCTTGAGACGCTGTATGCGCCACTGATGGCGTCGACTGACGCGCCCGTCGTCCGAACGGACCCCGAAACGGCGATGATGATCAAATACGCCAACAACGCGACGCTGGCGACGAAAATCTCGTTGGCCAACGATATCGGAAACATCTGCAAGGCGTTTGGCCTTGATGCCTACGAGGTAATGGATGCCGTCGGGCTCGATGACCGAATTGCGGGGGCATTCTTTGAGTCCGGCGTCGGCTACGGCGGCAGTTGCTTCCCGAAAGATGTCGCCGCATTGCGGGCGGCGGCACGCGAGGCGGGGTATGAGCCGCCGTTGCTTGGGGCAACGACGACGGTCAACGACCGCCAGCCCGATCGGCTGCTTGAGCTGCTTGCTTCACACATCGACATCGAAGGCGCACGGGTTGCCGTTCTGGGGTTGGCGTTCAAGCCCGGGACGGACGACATCCGCAACTCCCGGGCGATTCCGGTTATCGAGGGGCTACTGGACCGTGGAGCGACCGTCGTTGGCTACGACCCTGTTGCGGCCGAAAACATGCGCGAGCGGTTCCCGTCGCTAACGTACGCGGACTCGGCGGCTGAGGCCCTCGCTGATGCGACCGGTGCGGTTGTCACGACCGACTGGGACGAGTTTGCGGCGCTTGATTCGGCCTTCGATGAGATGGCCACGCCGGTGGTGGTCGATGGCCGCCGGATTATCGACCGACGCGAGGGGATTACGTATGAAGGGCTGACGTGGTGA
- the glmM gene encoding phosphoglucosamine mutase, translating to MFGTSGIRGPFGETVTAELALDIGRALTTAGYNTIVVGRDPRTTGPLLVDALSAGIREGGGNVINVGVASTPTVARSVGWRAADAGVSVTASHNPPEDNGIKLWSPSGMAFDEAQRSEIETLLASDRFESAAWDAVGSEERWEAATEQHITAIADTVPQVEDVHAVVDVGNGAGDLTIDALRALGCTVDTLNARPDGHFPSRPSEPTAEACTALQAHVEATAADIGIAHDGDGDRMMAVDETGRFVGGDELLALFGRAVATEGDRIAAPLNTSQLVDAALAEVGAELVRTRVGDVYVAERAREADVVFGGEPSGAWIWPTTTLAPDGPLAAARAVELVATNGPLSEQVASLEQYPLRRESIPVDDKRAVMDGVTEAATDRYDTVQQLDGVRIERDDGWMLIRASGTQPLVRLTAEGTTDADAASLLATARDIVASARPA from the coding sequence ATGTTCGGCACGAGCGGTATTCGCGGTCCCTTCGGCGAGACGGTCACAGCGGAGTTGGCGCTCGACATCGGCCGTGCGCTCACAACGGCAGGGTACAACACCATCGTCGTCGGTCGCGACCCACGGACGACTGGCCCGCTCCTTGTCGACGCGCTGTCGGCGGGCATCCGCGAGGGCGGTGGCAACGTCATCAACGTCGGCGTTGCATCGACACCGACTGTCGCTCGGAGCGTCGGCTGGCGGGCAGCCGATGCGGGCGTCTCGGTAACGGCCTCACACAATCCGCCCGAAGACAACGGTATCAAACTTTGGTCACCATCCGGCATGGCTTTCGACGAAGCCCAACGGAGCGAAATCGAGACGCTGCTGGCGTCGGACCGCTTCGAGTCGGCGGCGTGGGATGCTGTCGGCAGTGAAGAACGTTGGGAGGCAGCCACCGAGCAACACATAACGGCAATCGCTGATACAGTCCCGCAAGTCGAAGACGTGCATGCAGTCGTCGATGTTGGCAACGGCGCTGGCGACCTCACTATTGACGCCCTTCGCGCCCTCGGCTGTACCGTCGACACGCTCAATGCCCGCCCGGACGGTCACTTCCCGAGCCGTCCCAGCGAACCGACCGCGGAGGCCTGTACCGCACTCCAAGCCCATGTCGAAGCGACGGCGGCCGATATCGGCATCGCCCACGACGGCGACGGCGACCGGATGATGGCTGTCGACGAGACCGGGCGGTTCGTTGGCGGCGACGAACTGCTGGCGCTTTTCGGCCGCGCGGTCGCGACGGAGGGCGACCGCATCGCTGCGCCGCTGAACACCAGCCAACTCGTTGACGCTGCCTTGGCGGAGGTTGGCGCTGAACTCGTTCGTACCCGCGTTGGCGATGTGTACGTTGCCGAGCGGGCACGCGAAGCCGATGTCGTCTTCGGCGGCGAGCCGAGCGGGGCGTGGATATGGCCGACGACGACGCTGGCTCCTGATGGTCCGCTTGCTGCCGCGCGTGCAGTCGAACTCGTTGCCACGAATGGGCCACTATCCGAGCAGGTTGCGTCACTCGAACAGTATCCGCTGCGGCGCGAAAGCATCCCGGTTGACGACAAGCGCGCTGTGATGGACGGCGTCACCGAGGCTGCGACCGACCGATACGACACCGTCCAGCAGCTTGATGGCGTCCGTATCGAACGCGACGACGGCTGGATGCTCATCCGCGCCAGCGGCACCCAGCCGCTTGTCCGGCTGACTGCCGAAGGGACAACCGATGCGGACGCCGCGTCGCTACTGGCTACGGCCCGGGATATCGTGGCGTCGGCTCGGCCTGCATGA
- a CDS encoding phosphoglucomutase/phosphomannomutase family protein, which yields MDTANIETIAFGTDGWRDTREALTPIRLQAVAAAVSTVVAERGRREDPVAVGYDARAGASEAAREVAAGLAANGHDVLFAERDCPTPALAYAVVDRDLAGALTITASHNPPSDSGVKFIPEDGAPARPKQTDAIETALQSVDIPPLAPKPDIGPKPLATEAQITDGATESPVRDRPLSGHCEEVDFCRPHVDAVLERLGADLEGVTVAYDAMYGSGRGCTDAALAAAGADVIRLRCGRDPTFGGGAPNPTPGRLAALTDRVVDGPADIGIANDGDADRVAVVTEDGPLDANRLFAVLYDYLLAATDTPAPAVRTVSTTFLIDRIADAHGTTAVETPVGFKWVAETMAEHDALIGGEESGGFTIRDHIRLKDGVLTGVLAAMAAADQPLTDRLATLVDTYGDIKQARRSLECPDAKKAPTMAALTSHPPESITGTAVDEINDADGSKFLLADGAWLLVRPSGTEAKLRIYAEAATDDRVEALLTAGEALINDARESAELD from the coding sequence ATGGACACAGCAAACATCGAGACCATTGCGTTCGGCACAGACGGCTGGCGAGACACGAGAGAGGCGTTGACGCCGATACGTCTGCAGGCGGTCGCCGCCGCGGTGAGTACAGTTGTAGCTGAACGTGGGCGACGGGAAGACCCTGTTGCGGTCGGCTACGATGCTAGGGCAGGCGCCAGCGAAGCTGCCCGCGAGGTCGCGGCCGGGTTGGCTGCTAACGGCCATGATGTCCTGTTTGCCGAACGTGATTGTCCCACGCCAGCGTTAGCGTATGCGGTCGTCGACCGCGATCTTGCCGGCGCACTCACCATTACCGCCTCGCACAACCCACCTTCAGATAGCGGTGTCAAATTCATCCCGGAAGACGGTGCCCCTGCGCGACCCAAGCAGACAGATGCTATCGAGACAGCCCTCCAATCAGTCGATATACCACCGCTGGCACCGAAGCCGGATATCGGACCCAAACCGTTAGCCACGGAAGCCCAAATAACAGATGGGGCGACAGAATCTCCGGTGCGTGATCGGCCGCTCAGCGGTCATTGTGAAGAAGTCGATTTTTGTAGGCCACATGTCGACGCCGTCCTTGAGCGGCTCGGCGCTGACCTCGAAGGGGTAACGGTTGCCTACGATGCGATGTACGGCAGTGGCCGTGGCTGTACTGATGCAGCTTTGGCCGCCGCCGGCGCCGATGTCATTCGGCTTCGGTGTGGTCGTGACCCGACGTTCGGCGGTGGCGCCCCTAACCCAACGCCCGGGCGGCTGGCAGCGCTGACCGACCGAGTCGTCGATGGGCCGGCCGACATCGGGATCGCAAACGATGGGGATGCCGACCGGGTCGCCGTCGTGACTGAGGATGGGCCGCTTGATGCCAATCGGCTGTTTGCCGTCTTGTACGACTATCTGCTAGCGGCGACTGATACGCCCGCACCGGCTGTCCGGACGGTCTCAACGACATTCCTGATCGACCGTATCGCCGACGCCCACGGCACAACAGCTGTCGAGACGCCGGTCGGCTTCAAATGGGTCGCCGAGACAATGGCGGAGCACGACGCTCTCATTGGCGGCGAGGAAAGCGGGGGATTCACGATTCGAGATCATATCCGGCTGAAAGACGGTGTTCTGACCGGGGTGTTGGCAGCGATGGCCGCCGCCGACCAGCCACTCACAGACCGGCTCGCCACACTGGTAGACACCTACGGCGACATCAAGCAGGCCCGGCGGAGTCTCGAGTGCCCGGACGCAAAGAAGGCGCCGACGATGGCGGCGTTGACATCGCATCCGCCCGAGTCCATCACCGGTACTGCGGTCGACGAAATTAACGACGCCGACGGTAGCAAGTTCCTGCTGGCGGACGGAGCGTGGCTGCTGGTTAGACCCAGCGGCACCGAAGCGAAACTTCGGATATACGCCGAGGCGGCCACCGACGACCGCGTTGAAGCGCTTTTAACAGCCGGCGAAGCTCTCATCAACGACGCCAGAGAGTCCGCCGAGCTCGACTGA
- a CDS encoding GDP-mannose 4,6-dehydratase, which translates to MQVLVTGGAGFIGGHLAEQFAADGHDVVVLDNFEPYYDLGIKEHNVEAARDAAKANGATYKLIDGSITDDDQVDTLVSEADVIYHQAAQAGVRKSVEQPAKVNAYNVDGTVTLLEAARRHDVERVVLASSSSVYGKPEYLPYDEAHPTTPVSPYGVSKLAAEQYARVYSEVYGLPTVGLRYFTVYGPRMRPNMAMTNFVSRCLHGESPVIYGDGTQTRDFTYVADIKRVNAQLLNDDSADGEILNIGSTDTIDIQTLAEVVRDEIDPSLDIEYTDPREGDAEHTHADISKANALLGYEPTVDIREGVSAFIDWYRENKAWYDPLVRGS; encoded by the coding sequence ATGCAGGTGCTTGTCACTGGCGGGGCGGGCTTTATCGGCGGCCATCTCGCCGAACAGTTCGCCGCTGATGGCCACGATGTGGTGGTGCTCGATAACTTCGAGCCATACTACGATCTTGGCATCAAAGAACACAACGTCGAAGCGGCCCGTGACGCCGCCAAGGCAAACGGCGCCACGTACAAACTGATTGATGGCTCGATTACGGACGATGATCAAGTGGACACACTGGTTAGTGAAGCTGATGTCATCTACCATCAAGCCGCTCAAGCAGGCGTTCGCAAAAGCGTCGAACAGCCCGCGAAGGTCAATGCCTACAACGTTGATGGCACGGTGACGCTTTTGGAGGCAGCTCGCCGGCACGACGTCGAGCGTGTCGTGCTTGCCTCGTCGTCGTCGGTGTATGGCAAACCGGAGTATCTGCCGTATGACGAAGCCCACCCGACAACGCCTGTGTCGCCGTATGGCGTCTCGAAGCTGGCGGCCGAACAATACGCCCGCGTGTACAGCGAAGTGTATGGCCTACCGACTGTCGGGCTGCGCTATTTTACCGTCTACGGGCCGCGCATGCGACCGAACATGGCGATGACGAACTTCGTCTCGCGGTGTTTGCACGGCGAGTCGCCGGTCATCTATGGCGATGGGACACAGACGCGGGATTTCACCTACGTTGCTGATATAAAGCGGGTGAACGCACAGCTACTGAATGACGACAGCGCCGATGGCGAGATTCTGAATATCGGTTCGACTGATACGATCGATATCCAGACGCTGGCCGAGGTCGTCCGCGACGAAATTGATCCGTCGCTGGACATTGAGTATACAGACCCCCGAGAGGGCGATGCCGAACACACCCATGCTGACATCTCGAAAGCCAACGCGTTGCTTGGCTATGAGCCGACTGTCGACATCCGTGAGGGCGTATCGGCGTTTATTGATTGGTACCGAGAGAACAAAGCGTGGTACGACCCGCTCGTGCGGGGCTCCTGA
- the aglJ gene encoding S-layer glycoprotein N-glycosyltransferase AglJ — protein sequence MRMPDRTDVCVLLPTLDEAETIGDVIEGFHEEGFEHVLVVDGDSTDGTRAIAREHGARVITQSGSGKGQAVREGVEQIDQPYVLMADGDGTYRPEDADKMLTPLFAGRAEHVIGDRFADMEAGAMTRLNAVGNRLINRLFATIHGRDLQDILSGYRAFTTQSFERSQLSADGFGIETELAVECVRRGVSTAVVPIRYEARPGGSETNLHPLKDGGRILLTLYRLARMNNPIFYFGSVAAVGTAGGVALGAFVGYRYLTAGVSHEVLALLAAFLVLLSVQLLMFGVLSDIIVSIHREQSRRLDDIADQLEEQNDE from the coding sequence ATGAGAATGCCAGACCGGACGGATGTATGCGTGCTGTTGCCGACGCTTGACGAGGCCGAGACGATAGGCGATGTTATCGAGGGCTTTCATGAGGAGGGCTTCGAGCACGTACTTGTCGTTGACGGTGACTCGACGGATGGAACGCGGGCCATCGCCCGCGAGCACGGGGCCCGCGTCATCACGCAGTCGGGCAGCGGAAAGGGACAGGCAGTCCGGGAAGGTGTCGAACAGATTGACCAACCGTACGTGTTGATGGCCGACGGCGATGGCACGTATCGGCCGGAAGACGCCGACAAAATGCTCACGCCGCTGTTTGCGGGGCGGGCCGAGCATGTCATCGGCGACCGGTTTGCCGACATGGAGGCGGGGGCGATGACGCGGTTGAACGCTGTCGGTAACCGCCTCATCAATCGCCTGTTTGCAACGATTCACGGGCGTGACTTACAGGACATTCTGTCGGGATACCGGGCGTTTACGACCCAATCGTTCGAGCGGTCGCAGCTCTCGGCTGATGGGTTCGGCATCGAGACCGAGTTGGCCGTCGAGTGCGTCCGTCGCGGGGTTTCGACTGCGGTCGTGCCGATTCGGTACGAGGCTCGGCCGGGAGGGTCGGAGACGAACCTGCATCCACTGAAGGACGGCGGCCGCATTCTGCTGACGCTGTACCGGCTTGCGCGGATGAACAATCCGATTTTCTACTTCGGGAGCGTGGCGGCTGTCGGGACCGCCGGTGGTGTGGCACTGGGAGCGTTTGTGGGCTACCGGTATCTGACTGCCGGCGTTTCGCATGAGGTCTTGGCGCTTTTGGCAGCGTTTCTGGTGTTGCTGTCGGTCCAACTGCTGATGTTCGGGGTGCTTTCGGATATCATCGTCTCAATACACCGAGAGCAAAGCCGCCGGCTCGACGATATCGCCGACCAACTCGAAGAACAAAACGACGAGTAA
- a CDS encoding PIN domain-containing protein, producing the protein MTLLVIDTNLLSDYLNGTDEARAFLAAFERDRWGVPSIVLFEALMGSLYGHIDATPDEIVRSVDSSMEVLETGMETAIEAQELQAALLSRGAPVDQLDALIAAAALEHGGTFATAEKQFWTDDVQEIIQVEPYDPY; encoded by the coding sequence ATGACGCTGCTCGTCATTGACACCAACCTGCTGAGTGATTACCTGAACGGTACTGACGAAGCAAGAGCGTTCCTTGCGGCGTTTGAACGCGACCGCTGGGGCGTTCCGTCCATCGTTCTCTTTGAAGCGCTCATGGGATCTCTCTACGGACATATTGACGCCACGCCTGACGAGATCGTTCGGAGTGTCGACTCCTCGATGGAAGTCCTCGAGACAGGAATGGAAACCGCGATCGAAGCCCAAGAGTTACAGGCGGCCCTTCTCAGTCGAGGAGCGCCTGTCGACCAACTCGATGCACTAATCGCTGCCGCTGCTCTCGAACACGGCGGAACGTTTGCGACAGCCGAGAAGCAGTTCTGGACGGACGATGTCCAAGAGATCATTCAGGTCGAGCCGTACGATCCGTATTGA
- the glmU gene encoding bifunctional sugar-1-phosphate nucleotidylyltransferase/acetyltransferase, whose product MDAVVIAAGRGTRMRPLTETRPKPLLPVGEASLLERTLSQCVGLVDRFVIVVGYRDDMIRGRIGDNYEGVPVEYVKQTERLGTAHAVEQAADIVSDSFLVLNGDVVCDKPLLRQLADADGHAMATTTVSDPTSYGVVETEAGAVSALYEKPDDPPTDRINVGIYAFEPSVFEAIAATAESPRGEYELTDAIERLIDAGERVTTVDYDGAWIDVGRPWELLEATTATLDGLETRLAGTVEEGAHLHGPVVVQEGARVRSGAYIEGPVVIHKGADVGPNAYVRGATVIGPDVRVGNGVEIKNSVLMAHTAVGHLSYVGDSVLGADVNVGAGTMVANLRHDDESVRVTVKGDRVDTGRRKLGVIVGDRAKTGINTSLNAGVVLGVDARTAPGETVTRDRR is encoded by the coding sequence ATGGATGCTGTTGTTATCGCCGCCGGTCGCGGCACTCGCATGCGGCCATTGACCGAGACGCGTCCGAAGCCGCTGTTGCCTGTCGGGGAGGCGTCGTTGCTCGAACGAACGCTGTCGCAGTGTGTTGGGCTGGTCGACCGGTTTGTCATCGTCGTCGGCTATCGCGATGACATGATACGCGGACGCATCGGCGACAACTACGAGGGCGTCCCCGTCGAATACGTCAAACAGACGGAGCGTCTCGGAACCGCCCACGCGGTCGAGCAGGCGGCCGACATCGTTTCGGACTCGTTTCTCGTTCTCAACGGCGATGTCGTCTGTGACAAACCGTTGCTGAGACAGCTTGCCGACGCTGACGGCCACGCCATGGCGACGACGACGGTCTCCGACCCGACCAGCTACGGCGTCGTTGAAACCGAGGCTGGGGCTGTCAGCGCGTTGTACGAAAAGCCCGACGACCCGCCGACTGACCGAATCAATGTCGGCATCTACGCCTTTGAGCCGTCGGTGTTCGAAGCGATTGCAGCGACGGCCGAAAGCCCACGCGGCGAGTACGAGCTCACCGACGCTATCGAACGGCTTATCGACGCCGGCGAGCGGGTGACAACAGTTGATTACGACGGGGCGTGGATTGATGTCGGCCGACCATGGGAGCTGCTGGAGGCGACGACGGCGACGCTTGATGGATTGGAGACGCGGCTTGCTGGTACCGTCGAAGAGGGCGCACACCTGCACGGACCGGTCGTCGTACAGGAGGGCGCACGCGTCCGTTCGGGTGCGTACATCGAGGGGCCGGTCGTCATTCACAAAGGCGCAGACGTTGGGCCGAACGCCTACGTACGCGGAGCGACGGTCATCGGCCCCGATGTCCGGGTCGGCAACGGCGTCGAAATCAAGAACTCAGTGTTGATGGCCCACACCGCAGTCGGACATCTCTCGTATGTCGGGGACTCGGTGCTTGGAGCCGACGTCAACGTCGGCGCTGGGACGATGGTCGCAAATCTCCGCCACGACGACGAGTCAGTTCGCGTGACTGTCAAAGGTGACCGCGTCGACACCGGCCGGCGGAAGCTGGGCGTTATCGTGGGCGACCGGGCGAAGACAGGTATTAATACGAGCCTGAACGCCGGCGTCGTGCTAGGTGTTGATGCTCGGACTGCGCCCGGCGAAACGGTCACGCGGGACCGACGATAG
- the aglF gene encoding UTP--glucose-1-phosphate uridylyltransferase AglF has product MQAVVLAAGEGTRLRPLTEDKPKGMVEIDDKPILTHCFDQLVDLGADELVVVVGYMKEVIIDHYGDEYRDVPITYTHQRDQQGLAHALLTVEEHIDDDFMLMLGDNIFQANLEDVVRRQQEERADAAFLVEEVPWDEASRYGVCDTNQYGEITDVIEKPDDPPSNLVMTGFYTFTPAIFHACHLVQPSDRGEYEISEAIDLLLQSGRTIDAIGLEGWRIDVGYPEDRDEAERRLQNAAADETESVAVE; this is encoded by the coding sequence ATGCAAGCAGTCGTCTTGGCCGCCGGTGAGGGGACCCGCCTCCGCCCGCTGACTGAAGACAAGCCGAAAGGGATGGTCGAAATCGATGACAAGCCGATCTTGACGCACTGTTTTGACCAGCTCGTCGACCTCGGTGCTGACGAACTCGTCGTGGTCGTCGGTTACATGAAAGAAGTCATCATCGACCATTACGGCGATGAGTACCGCGACGTGCCGATTACCTACACCCACCAGCGCGACCAGCAGGGGCTTGCCCACGCGCTGTTGACCGTTGAGGAACACATTGACGACGATTTCATGCTCATGCTCGGCGACAACATCTTCCAGGCCAATCTTGAGGATGTTGTCCGGCGACAGCAAGAAGAGCGCGCTGACGCCGCCTTTCTCGTCGAAGAGGTACCGTGGGATGAGGCCAGCCGCTACGGCGTCTGCGACACCAACCAGTACGGCGAAATTACGGATGTCATCGAGAAGCCCGACGACCCGCCGTCAAATCTCGTGATGACCGGCTTCTACACGTTTACACCTGCTATCTTCCACGCTTGCCATCTGGTGCAGCCCTCCGACCGCGGCGAATACGAGATTAGCGAGGCGATCGACCTGCTGCTTCAGTCCGGCCGGACGATTGACGCTATCGGACTCGAAGGCTGGCGGATCGACGTTGGTTACCCGGAAGACCGTGACGAGGCCGAGCGCAGGCTGCAAAACGCGGCGGCTGATGAGACTGAAAGCGTCGCCGTAGAGTGA
- a CDS encoding VanZ family protein has protein sequence MADHSPTVKLPVPLLPWSIRWLGVLAVAGLIFYSSLATVPETVIDETDPGIVPLHLWRHILAYFGLAGVLAYATDHWAIPRWRNAVLVIAAAALYGACMELGQAFLPHRSDFLLIDVAANTLGASGVVVWYALRPYLELQPMATLAARVRGWYADR, from the coding sequence ATGGCTGACCACTCGCCCACAGTGAAGCTCCCGGTACCATTGTTACCGTGGTCAATACGCTGGCTTGGCGTACTTGCCGTTGCAGGGCTCATCTTTTATTCATCGCTAGCTACAGTTCCTGAGACGGTAATCGATGAGACTGACCCAGGTATTGTTCCGCTCCATCTGTGGCGACACATCCTCGCGTACTTCGGCCTCGCAGGTGTACTCGCCTATGCGACCGACCACTGGGCGATCCCGCGCTGGCGGAATGCTGTGTTAGTAATTGCGGCCGCAGCGCTGTATGGTGCCTGTATGGAACTCGGGCAAGCATTCCTCCCGCATCGGTCTGATTTTCTCCTCATCGATGTCGCGGCGAACACGCTCGGCGCCAGTGGTGTTGTTGTATGGTATGCACTCCGCCCATACTTGGAGTTGCAGCCGATGGCAACGCTCGCTGCTCGAGTCCGAGGTTGGTACGCCGACCGGTAG
- a CDS encoding HVO_A0114 family putative DNA-binding protein: protein MSKNTPDNPHEPPEDAEYPSTLRITSKPFADHKESVLDRAERWEQGEEVPHVVNFQDASRLQRILTSRRLELVQSLMGSPAESMRALADRLGRDVRQVHDDLQILNEYRIVHFREEGGAKKPHVPYDTVKIEVELTKSLDDASESPASA from the coding sequence ATGAGCAAGAATACGCCTGACAACCCCCACGAACCGCCAGAGGATGCCGAGTACCCCTCGACGCTTCGTATCACGTCGAAGCCGTTTGCGGACCACAAAGAGAGCGTTCTGGATCGTGCTGAGCGCTGGGAGCAGGGCGAAGAAGTGCCACACGTCGTCAATTTCCAAGACGCTAGCCGTCTCCAGCGCATCCTCACGTCACGTCGCTTGGAGCTGGTGCAGAGTCTGATGGGTTCGCCCGCCGAGAGTATGCGTGCCCTCGCCGACCGCCTCGGTCGGGACGTAAGGCAGGTCCACGACGACCTCCAGATCCTGAACGAGTATCGGATCGTCCACTTCCGCGAAGAGGGGGGCGCGAAGAAGCCACACGTCCCGTACGACACAGTGAAGATTGAAGTCGAACTCACTAAGTCGCTCGACGACGCATCCGAATCGCCGGCGTCAGCGTGA
- a CDS encoding toxin-antitoxin system TumE family protein, with the protein MPARKLFEDDDEFPEGDRWEALAWDVSKSDKFPEGLKYSFQYLGPADEEILRYDNANDAHGVGRHHRHSRGEVEGIEFEGLRSHIQNFLEEVETIHEQEYA; encoded by the coding sequence ATGCCAGCGAGGAAGCTCTTCGAGGACGACGATGAATTCCCGGAAGGCGACCGATGGGAAGCGCTTGCCTGGGATGTCTCCAAGAGCGACAAATTTCCTGAGGGGCTGAAGTACAGTTTTCAGTACCTCGGGCCGGCAGACGAAGAGATCCTGCGATACGACAACGCGAACGACGCCCACGGTGTTGGGCGGCACCACCGCCACTCCCGTGGTGAGGTCGAAGGTATCGAATTCGAGGGCCTTCGGTCGCATATCCAGAACTTCCTCGAGGAAGTCGAAACCATCCATGAGCAAGAATACGCCTGA